From a single Nicotiana tabacum cultivar K326 chromosome 8, ASM71507v2, whole genome shotgun sequence genomic region:
- the LOC107799747 gene encoding WEB family protein At3g02930, chloroplastic-like isoform X2, producing MSAKSKSTPNGTPSNSTPSTPRMSRVSRGIAKSDAHSPSPFHNSRNRSTPNGTPSNSTPSTPRINRVSRGIAKSDADSLSPLQNSRRCVDNSAISAISKLSVERQSSKLSTLPDKKPKRILKPLELQAELNVAQEGLKKAKEKLALVEKEKVQVLEEMKEAQKFAEESNEKLREALVARKQAEENSEVETFRAVEMEQVGIEAAQKKEEEWQKEIEAVRNQHAVDVAALLSATQELQRAKRELAMACDVKNQALSSAEDATKIADMHAEKVEILSTELVRMRSLLDSGNSWNETEIREKNKLVEDLKHEVETLKEELERAKTYEAKVVEKEAMLKQLNVDLEAAKMAESYAHNLIEEWKKKVEDLEVQADEAHHLERSASVTLESVMKQLEASKDSLNDAESEIACLKENLGIAEMSMARQKGDLEESEHRAQMAKEEASEMRKKVDSLISDLEIVKEEKIQDMENEKQAAASVQILLEEKNRLINDLESSKEEDEKSKKAMESMVSALHEVSTEAREAKERLLSSQDEHQHYETQLEDLKLVLKATEEKYEDMLDEAKEKFDFLTISIEQSKDEHLKLKAEWEEKELHLMSCMKKTEEENSSMEKEISRLVNLLKDAEEEASAKKDEEAHLKNSLKEAESEVTYLKEVLGEAKDESMRLKECIIDKEDEMQNIVRENEELRSREAASLKKVEELSLLLEGSLAKKQPEASGELSDSDNDMLPRVVTFSEQNGEGRVEKAKMELPPYQSEQHVEEKPEDVNTTSHDEALKASIVVQNSNGGLREFVSKEKEDDNVAESERKMSESCKIWDKDFSQESELTANNGGESCDQINGLSSKENHESGGTSPTKQQSQKKKKPLFHKFGSLLKKKSTSSQK from the exons ATGTCTGCCAAATCCAA ATCAACTCCAAATGGAACTCCGAGCAATTCAACACCATCAACTCCTCGGATGAGTAGGGTGAGCAGGGGAATAGCTAAATCTGATGCTCATTCACCCTCTCCTTTTCATAATTCACGTAATAG ATCAACTCCAAATGGAACTCCTAGTAATTCAACACCATCGACTCCTCGGATCAATAGAGTGAGCAGGGGAATAGCTAAATCTGATGCTGATTCACTCTCTCCCTTGCAAAATTCACGTCGTTGTGTTGATAACTCTGCTATATCAGCTATTTCTAAGCTTTCTGTGGAACGGCAGTCCTCTAAGCTCAGTACACTACCTGAT AAAAAGCCTAAACGGATACTGAAACCATTAGAACTGCAAGCTGAATTAAATGTTGCTCAAGAAGGTCTTAAGAAGGCCAAGGAGAAGTTGGCTTTGGTTGAAAAGGAAAAAGtccaagttcttgaagaaatGAAGGAAGCTCAGAAATTCGCTGAGGAATCTAATGAGAAGCTGAGAGAAGCTTTGGTAGCTCGAAAGCAAGCTGAAGAGAACTCTGAAGTTGAAACATTTCGTGCTGTTGAGATGGAACAGGTGGGGATTGAAGCTGCtcaaaagaaagaagaggaaTGGCAGAAGGAGATCGAAGCTGTTAGGAACCAACATGCTGTGGATGTGGCTGCTCTCCTCTCTGCCACACAGGAACTTCAACGGGCAAAGCGTGAATTGGCCATGGCTTGTGATGTCAAAAATCAGGCGCTTAGCAGTGCTGAGGATGCCACAAAAATTGCTGATATGCATGCAGAGAAGGTGGAAATCCTCTCCACCGAGTTAGTGAGAATGAGATCTTTACTTGATTCCGGGAACTCCTGGAATGAAACAGAGATTCGTGAGAAGAATAAGCTGGTGGAAGATCTCAAACATGAGGTGGAGACGCTGAAAGAAGAACTAGAGAGAGCAAAAACTTATGAAGCTAAAGTGGTGGAAAAAGAAGCTATGCTGAAGCAACTTAATGTCGATTTAGAGGCTGCTAAGATGGCTGAATCTTACGCACATAATCTGATAGAGGAGTGGAAGAAGAAGGTTGAAGATTTAGAGGTTCAGGCTGATGAAGCGCATCATTTGGAGAGATCTGCATCAGTAACTCTGGAGTCGGTCATGAAACAACTGGAAGCAAGCAAAGATTCATTGAATGATGCAGAATCTGAGATTGCATGTCTCAAGGAGAATTTGGGCATAGCGGAGATGTCAATGGCAAGGCAGAAAGGCGATCTTGAGGAATCAGAACATCGTGCTCAAATGGCCAAGGAAGAGGCTTCTGAGATGAGGAAGAAGGTTGATTCTCTTATATCTGATCTTGAAATAGTGAAAGAGGAGAAGATTCAGGATATGGAGAATGAGAAACAAGCAGCAGCTAGTGTTCAAATCCTATTAGAAGAAAAAAACAGACTTATAAATGATTTGGAAAGCTCCAAGGAGGAGGATGAAAAAAGTAAGAAGGCAATGGAAAGTATGGTGTCAGCTCTGCATGAGGTTTCTACAGAGGCAAGAGAAGCCAAAGAAAGGCTGTTGTCTAGCCAAGATGAACATCAACATTATGAAACAcaacttgaagatttgaagttGGTACTGAAAGCAACAGAGGAGAAGTATGAAGACATGCTTGACGAAGCAAAAGAGAAATTTGATTTTCTCACCATTTCGATTGAACAATCTAAGGATGAGCACCTGAAATTGAAGGCTGAGTGGGAGGAAAAGGAGCTTCATTTGATGAGTTGCATGAAGAAAACCGAAGAAGAAAATTCTTCAATGGAAAAAGAAATAAGCCGACTGGTAAATCTGCTAAAAGATGCTGAGGAAGAAGCTTCTGccaaaaaagatgaagaagctCATTTGAAGAATTCCCTAAAGGAAGCTGAATCTGAGGTAACCTATTTAAAGGAGGTTCTTGGCGAAGCAAAGGATGAGAGCATGAGGTTGAAGGAATGTATAATAGACAAAGAAGATGAAATGCAGAATATTGTTCGCGAAAATGAGGAGCTTCGAAGTAGAGAAGCTGCGTCATTGAAGAAAGTTGAGGAGTTGTCCTTGTTGCTTGAAGGATCATTAGCCAAAAAGCAACCTGAAGCAAGTGGAGAGCTTTCTGATAGCGACAACGATATGCTCCCAAGAGTAGTGACATTTTCTGAACAAAACGGAGAGGGAAGAGTAGAGAAGGCTAAGATGGAACTTCCACCTTACCAATCTGAGCAACATGTTGAAGAAAAACCTGAAGATGTCAACACCACCTCACATGATGAAGCTCTTAAGGCCTCTATAGTAGTACAGAATTCAAATGGAGGACTAAGAGAGTTTGTGagcaaagaaaaggaagatgaTAATGTAGCAGAAAGTGAGCGTAAAATGTCGGAAAGCTGCAAGATTTGGGACAAAGACTTCTCTCAAGAATCAGAATTAACGGCTAATAATGGTGGAGAGAGTTGTGACCAGATAAACGGGTTATCTTCAAAGGAAAACCATGAGAGTGGTGGCACATCTCCTACTAAGCAGCAAagccagaagaagaagaaacctttGTTTCACAAATTTGGAAGCCTACTGAAGAAGAAAAGCACCAGCAGCCAGAAGTAA
- the LOC107799747 gene encoding WEB family protein At3g02930, chloroplastic-like isoform X1, with protein MSAKSKSTPNGTPSNSTPSTPRMSRVSRGIAKSDAHSPSPFHNSRNSTRSTPNGTPSNSTPSTPRINRVSRGIAKSDADSLSPLQNSRRCVDNSAISAISKLSVERQSSKLSTLPDKKPKRILKPLELQAELNVAQEGLKKAKEKLALVEKEKVQVLEEMKEAQKFAEESNEKLREALVARKQAEENSEVETFRAVEMEQVGIEAAQKKEEEWQKEIEAVRNQHAVDVAALLSATQELQRAKRELAMACDVKNQALSSAEDATKIADMHAEKVEILSTELVRMRSLLDSGNSWNETEIREKNKLVEDLKHEVETLKEELERAKTYEAKVVEKEAMLKQLNVDLEAAKMAESYAHNLIEEWKKKVEDLEVQADEAHHLERSASVTLESVMKQLEASKDSLNDAESEIACLKENLGIAEMSMARQKGDLEESEHRAQMAKEEASEMRKKVDSLISDLEIVKEEKIQDMENEKQAAASVQILLEEKNRLINDLESSKEEDEKSKKAMESMVSALHEVSTEAREAKERLLSSQDEHQHYETQLEDLKLVLKATEEKYEDMLDEAKEKFDFLTISIEQSKDEHLKLKAEWEEKELHLMSCMKKTEEENSSMEKEISRLVNLLKDAEEEASAKKDEEAHLKNSLKEAESEVTYLKEVLGEAKDESMRLKECIIDKEDEMQNIVRENEELRSREAASLKKVEELSLLLEGSLAKKQPEASGELSDSDNDMLPRVVTFSEQNGEGRVEKAKMELPPYQSEQHVEEKPEDVNTTSHDEALKASIVVQNSNGGLREFVSKEKEDDNVAESERKMSESCKIWDKDFSQESELTANNGGESCDQINGLSSKENHESGGTSPTKQQSQKKKKPLFHKFGSLLKKKSTSSQK; from the exons ATGTCTGCCAAATCCAA ATCAACTCCAAATGGAACTCCGAGCAATTCAACACCATCAACTCCTCGGATGAGTAGGGTGAGCAGGGGAATAGCTAAATCTGATGCTCATTCACCCTCTCCTTTTCATAATTCACGTAATAG CACCAGATCAACTCCAAATGGAACTCCTAGTAATTCAACACCATCGACTCCTCGGATCAATAGAGTGAGCAGGGGAATAGCTAAATCTGATGCTGATTCACTCTCTCCCTTGCAAAATTCACGTCGTTGTGTTGATAACTCTGCTATATCAGCTATTTCTAAGCTTTCTGTGGAACGGCAGTCCTCTAAGCTCAGTACACTACCTGAT AAAAAGCCTAAACGGATACTGAAACCATTAGAACTGCAAGCTGAATTAAATGTTGCTCAAGAAGGTCTTAAGAAGGCCAAGGAGAAGTTGGCTTTGGTTGAAAAGGAAAAAGtccaagttcttgaagaaatGAAGGAAGCTCAGAAATTCGCTGAGGAATCTAATGAGAAGCTGAGAGAAGCTTTGGTAGCTCGAAAGCAAGCTGAAGAGAACTCTGAAGTTGAAACATTTCGTGCTGTTGAGATGGAACAGGTGGGGATTGAAGCTGCtcaaaagaaagaagaggaaTGGCAGAAGGAGATCGAAGCTGTTAGGAACCAACATGCTGTGGATGTGGCTGCTCTCCTCTCTGCCACACAGGAACTTCAACGGGCAAAGCGTGAATTGGCCATGGCTTGTGATGTCAAAAATCAGGCGCTTAGCAGTGCTGAGGATGCCACAAAAATTGCTGATATGCATGCAGAGAAGGTGGAAATCCTCTCCACCGAGTTAGTGAGAATGAGATCTTTACTTGATTCCGGGAACTCCTGGAATGAAACAGAGATTCGTGAGAAGAATAAGCTGGTGGAAGATCTCAAACATGAGGTGGAGACGCTGAAAGAAGAACTAGAGAGAGCAAAAACTTATGAAGCTAAAGTGGTGGAAAAAGAAGCTATGCTGAAGCAACTTAATGTCGATTTAGAGGCTGCTAAGATGGCTGAATCTTACGCACATAATCTGATAGAGGAGTGGAAGAAGAAGGTTGAAGATTTAGAGGTTCAGGCTGATGAAGCGCATCATTTGGAGAGATCTGCATCAGTAACTCTGGAGTCGGTCATGAAACAACTGGAAGCAAGCAAAGATTCATTGAATGATGCAGAATCTGAGATTGCATGTCTCAAGGAGAATTTGGGCATAGCGGAGATGTCAATGGCAAGGCAGAAAGGCGATCTTGAGGAATCAGAACATCGTGCTCAAATGGCCAAGGAAGAGGCTTCTGAGATGAGGAAGAAGGTTGATTCTCTTATATCTGATCTTGAAATAGTGAAAGAGGAGAAGATTCAGGATATGGAGAATGAGAAACAAGCAGCAGCTAGTGTTCAAATCCTATTAGAAGAAAAAAACAGACTTATAAATGATTTGGAAAGCTCCAAGGAGGAGGATGAAAAAAGTAAGAAGGCAATGGAAAGTATGGTGTCAGCTCTGCATGAGGTTTCTACAGAGGCAAGAGAAGCCAAAGAAAGGCTGTTGTCTAGCCAAGATGAACATCAACATTATGAAACAcaacttgaagatttgaagttGGTACTGAAAGCAACAGAGGAGAAGTATGAAGACATGCTTGACGAAGCAAAAGAGAAATTTGATTTTCTCACCATTTCGATTGAACAATCTAAGGATGAGCACCTGAAATTGAAGGCTGAGTGGGAGGAAAAGGAGCTTCATTTGATGAGTTGCATGAAGAAAACCGAAGAAGAAAATTCTTCAATGGAAAAAGAAATAAGCCGACTGGTAAATCTGCTAAAAGATGCTGAGGAAGAAGCTTCTGccaaaaaagatgaagaagctCATTTGAAGAATTCCCTAAAGGAAGCTGAATCTGAGGTAACCTATTTAAAGGAGGTTCTTGGCGAAGCAAAGGATGAGAGCATGAGGTTGAAGGAATGTATAATAGACAAAGAAGATGAAATGCAGAATATTGTTCGCGAAAATGAGGAGCTTCGAAGTAGAGAAGCTGCGTCATTGAAGAAAGTTGAGGAGTTGTCCTTGTTGCTTGAAGGATCATTAGCCAAAAAGCAACCTGAAGCAAGTGGAGAGCTTTCTGATAGCGACAACGATATGCTCCCAAGAGTAGTGACATTTTCTGAACAAAACGGAGAGGGAAGAGTAGAGAAGGCTAAGATGGAACTTCCACCTTACCAATCTGAGCAACATGTTGAAGAAAAACCTGAAGATGTCAACACCACCTCACATGATGAAGCTCTTAAGGCCTCTATAGTAGTACAGAATTCAAATGGAGGACTAAGAGAGTTTGTGagcaaagaaaaggaagatgaTAATGTAGCAGAAAGTGAGCGTAAAATGTCGGAAAGCTGCAAGATTTGGGACAAAGACTTCTCTCAAGAATCAGAATTAACGGCTAATAATGGTGGAGAGAGTTGTGACCAGATAAACGGGTTATCTTCAAAGGAAAACCATGAGAGTGGTGGCACATCTCCTACTAAGCAGCAAagccagaagaagaagaaacctttGTTTCACAAATTTGGAAGCCTACTGAAGAAGAAAAGCACCAGCAGCCAGAAGTAA
- the LOC107799747 gene encoding WEB family protein At3g02930, chloroplastic-like isoform X3, with protein sequence MSRVSRGIAKSDAHSPSPFHNSRNSTRSTPNGTPSNSTPSTPRINRVSRGIAKSDADSLSPLQNSRRCVDNSAISAISKLSVERQSSKLSTLPDKKPKRILKPLELQAELNVAQEGLKKAKEKLALVEKEKVQVLEEMKEAQKFAEESNEKLREALVARKQAEENSEVETFRAVEMEQVGIEAAQKKEEEWQKEIEAVRNQHAVDVAALLSATQELQRAKRELAMACDVKNQALSSAEDATKIADMHAEKVEILSTELVRMRSLLDSGNSWNETEIREKNKLVEDLKHEVETLKEELERAKTYEAKVVEKEAMLKQLNVDLEAAKMAESYAHNLIEEWKKKVEDLEVQADEAHHLERSASVTLESVMKQLEASKDSLNDAESEIACLKENLGIAEMSMARQKGDLEESEHRAQMAKEEASEMRKKVDSLISDLEIVKEEKIQDMENEKQAAASVQILLEEKNRLINDLESSKEEDEKSKKAMESMVSALHEVSTEAREAKERLLSSQDEHQHYETQLEDLKLVLKATEEKYEDMLDEAKEKFDFLTISIEQSKDEHLKLKAEWEEKELHLMSCMKKTEEENSSMEKEISRLVNLLKDAEEEASAKKDEEAHLKNSLKEAESEVTYLKEVLGEAKDESMRLKECIIDKEDEMQNIVRENEELRSREAASLKKVEELSLLLEGSLAKKQPEASGELSDSDNDMLPRVVTFSEQNGEGRVEKAKMELPPYQSEQHVEEKPEDVNTTSHDEALKASIVVQNSNGGLREFVSKEKEDDNVAESERKMSESCKIWDKDFSQESELTANNGGESCDQINGLSSKENHESGGTSPTKQQSQKKKKPLFHKFGSLLKKKSTSSQK encoded by the exons ATGAGTAGGGTGAGCAGGGGAATAGCTAAATCTGATGCTCATTCACCCTCTCCTTTTCATAATTCACGTAATAG CACCAGATCAACTCCAAATGGAACTCCTAGTAATTCAACACCATCGACTCCTCGGATCAATAGAGTGAGCAGGGGAATAGCTAAATCTGATGCTGATTCACTCTCTCCCTTGCAAAATTCACGTCGTTGTGTTGATAACTCTGCTATATCAGCTATTTCTAAGCTTTCTGTGGAACGGCAGTCCTCTAAGCTCAGTACACTACCTGAT AAAAAGCCTAAACGGATACTGAAACCATTAGAACTGCAAGCTGAATTAAATGTTGCTCAAGAAGGTCTTAAGAAGGCCAAGGAGAAGTTGGCTTTGGTTGAAAAGGAAAAAGtccaagttcttgaagaaatGAAGGAAGCTCAGAAATTCGCTGAGGAATCTAATGAGAAGCTGAGAGAAGCTTTGGTAGCTCGAAAGCAAGCTGAAGAGAACTCTGAAGTTGAAACATTTCGTGCTGTTGAGATGGAACAGGTGGGGATTGAAGCTGCtcaaaagaaagaagaggaaTGGCAGAAGGAGATCGAAGCTGTTAGGAACCAACATGCTGTGGATGTGGCTGCTCTCCTCTCTGCCACACAGGAACTTCAACGGGCAAAGCGTGAATTGGCCATGGCTTGTGATGTCAAAAATCAGGCGCTTAGCAGTGCTGAGGATGCCACAAAAATTGCTGATATGCATGCAGAGAAGGTGGAAATCCTCTCCACCGAGTTAGTGAGAATGAGATCTTTACTTGATTCCGGGAACTCCTGGAATGAAACAGAGATTCGTGAGAAGAATAAGCTGGTGGAAGATCTCAAACATGAGGTGGAGACGCTGAAAGAAGAACTAGAGAGAGCAAAAACTTATGAAGCTAAAGTGGTGGAAAAAGAAGCTATGCTGAAGCAACTTAATGTCGATTTAGAGGCTGCTAAGATGGCTGAATCTTACGCACATAATCTGATAGAGGAGTGGAAGAAGAAGGTTGAAGATTTAGAGGTTCAGGCTGATGAAGCGCATCATTTGGAGAGATCTGCATCAGTAACTCTGGAGTCGGTCATGAAACAACTGGAAGCAAGCAAAGATTCATTGAATGATGCAGAATCTGAGATTGCATGTCTCAAGGAGAATTTGGGCATAGCGGAGATGTCAATGGCAAGGCAGAAAGGCGATCTTGAGGAATCAGAACATCGTGCTCAAATGGCCAAGGAAGAGGCTTCTGAGATGAGGAAGAAGGTTGATTCTCTTATATCTGATCTTGAAATAGTGAAAGAGGAGAAGATTCAGGATATGGAGAATGAGAAACAAGCAGCAGCTAGTGTTCAAATCCTATTAGAAGAAAAAAACAGACTTATAAATGATTTGGAAAGCTCCAAGGAGGAGGATGAAAAAAGTAAGAAGGCAATGGAAAGTATGGTGTCAGCTCTGCATGAGGTTTCTACAGAGGCAAGAGAAGCCAAAGAAAGGCTGTTGTCTAGCCAAGATGAACATCAACATTATGAAACAcaacttgaagatttgaagttGGTACTGAAAGCAACAGAGGAGAAGTATGAAGACATGCTTGACGAAGCAAAAGAGAAATTTGATTTTCTCACCATTTCGATTGAACAATCTAAGGATGAGCACCTGAAATTGAAGGCTGAGTGGGAGGAAAAGGAGCTTCATTTGATGAGTTGCATGAAGAAAACCGAAGAAGAAAATTCTTCAATGGAAAAAGAAATAAGCCGACTGGTAAATCTGCTAAAAGATGCTGAGGAAGAAGCTTCTGccaaaaaagatgaagaagctCATTTGAAGAATTCCCTAAAGGAAGCTGAATCTGAGGTAACCTATTTAAAGGAGGTTCTTGGCGAAGCAAAGGATGAGAGCATGAGGTTGAAGGAATGTATAATAGACAAAGAAGATGAAATGCAGAATATTGTTCGCGAAAATGAGGAGCTTCGAAGTAGAGAAGCTGCGTCATTGAAGAAAGTTGAGGAGTTGTCCTTGTTGCTTGAAGGATCATTAGCCAAAAAGCAACCTGAAGCAAGTGGAGAGCTTTCTGATAGCGACAACGATATGCTCCCAAGAGTAGTGACATTTTCTGAACAAAACGGAGAGGGAAGAGTAGAGAAGGCTAAGATGGAACTTCCACCTTACCAATCTGAGCAACATGTTGAAGAAAAACCTGAAGATGTCAACACCACCTCACATGATGAAGCTCTTAAGGCCTCTATAGTAGTACAGAATTCAAATGGAGGACTAAGAGAGTTTGTGagcaaagaaaaggaagatgaTAATGTAGCAGAAAGTGAGCGTAAAATGTCGGAAAGCTGCAAGATTTGGGACAAAGACTTCTCTCAAGAATCAGAATTAACGGCTAATAATGGTGGAGAGAGTTGTGACCAGATAAACGGGTTATCTTCAAAGGAAAACCATGAGAGTGGTGGCACATCTCCTACTAAGCAGCAAagccagaagaagaagaaacctttGTTTCACAAATTTGGAAGCCTACTGAAGAAGAAAAGCACCAGCAGCCAGAAGTAA